From the genome of Argentina anserina chromosome 4, drPotAnse1.1, whole genome shotgun sequence, one region includes:
- the LOC126789913 gene encoding casein kinase 1-like protein 10 isoform X1, with protein sequence MEHVIGGKFKLGRKIGSGSFGELYLGINVQTGEEVAVKLESVKTKHPQLHYESKLYMLLQGGTGVPHLKWFGVEGEYNVMVIDLLGPSLEDLFNYCTRKFSLKTVLMLADQLINRVEYMHSRGFLHRDIKPDNFLMGLGRKANQVYIIDYGLAKKYRDLQTHKHIPYRENKNLTGTARYASVSTHLGVEQSRRDDLESLGYVLMYFLRGSLPWQGLKAGTKKQKYDKISEKKMVTPIEGLCKSYPSEFTSYFHYCRSLRFEDKPDYSYLKRLFRDLFIREGYQFDYVFDWTILKYPQIGSSSRSRQASAKPALSPGPSAERTERPSVGQDFRDRFSGVVEAFSRRNGSGHGLPGDNSRHRSTDDVPSSKDVQHDSERIRSSSRNGSTSKRPVVSSSRPSSSGEPSEGRSSRLVSSSGRLSTIQRTPGYESKMSYTRTSAARGSRDDALRSLELLSIGTGKRK encoded by the exons ATGGAGCATGTTATTGGAGGCAAGTTTAAGCTGGGGAGGAAGATCGGCAGTGGATCGTTTGGGGAGCTGTATTTGG GGATTAATGTACAAACTGGAGAGGAGGTGGCTGTGAAGCTG gAATCGGTGAAGACAAAACACCCTCAGCTTCACTATGAATCAAAGTTGTACATGCTTCTTCAAGGAGGAA CGGGTGTACCCCATCTTAAATGGTTCGGAGTCGAAGGTGAATATAATGTCATGGTTATTGACCTTCTTGGCCCAAGCCTAGAAGACTTGTTCAACTATTGTACACGGAAGTTCTCTTTGAAGACTGTTTTAATGCTTGCGGATCAATTG ATAAATCGAGTGGAGTACATGCACTCGCGGGGATTTCTTCATCGTGACATAAAGCCTGACAACTTCTTAATGGGTCTTGGGCGTAAAGCCAATCAG GTATACATCATTGATTATGGCCTTGCAAAAAAGTATAGAGATCTTCAAACGCATAAGCACATACCATACAG GGAAAATAAGAATCTGACAGGAACAGCTCGCTATGCAAGTGTTAGCACTCACCTTGGTGTTG AGCAAAGCAGGAGAGATGATCTGGAATCTCTTGGTTATGTGCTTATGTATTTTTTGCGGGGAAG CCTTCCCTGGCAGGGCTTGAAGGCTGGTACCAAGAAGCAGAAATATGACAAGATCAGTGAAAAGAAGATGGTTACTCCTATTGAG GGTCTATGTAAATCATATCCATCAGAATTTACATCTTATTTCCATTATTGTCGCTCATTACGCTTTGAAGATAAACCAGACTATTCATATCTGAAGAGACTATTCCGAGACCTTTTTATCCGAGAAG GTTATCAATTTGACTATGTATTTGATTGGACAATACTGAAGTATCCACAAATTGGCTCCAGTTCTAGGTCACGA CAAGCAAGTGCGAAACCAGCTTTGAGTCCTGGACCATCTGCAGAAAGAACAGAAAGGCCTTCAG TGGGACAAGATTTTCGAGATAGATTCTCTGGTGTGGTTGAAGCTTTTTCTAGAAGGAATGGTTCTGGGCATGGTTTACCTGGTGATAACTCCAGACATAGATCAACTGATGATGTGCCATCATCCAAAGATGTG CAACATGATTCAGAAAGAATCCGCAGTTCATCTAGAAATGGCAGCACCTCAAAGAGGCCTGTCGTATCCAGCAGTAGGCCAAGTTCCTCTGGTGAGCCCAGCGAGGGCCGGTCAAGTCGGCTGGTCTCAAGCAGTGGTCGCCTGTCGACCATTCAAAGAACACCTGGGTATGAATCAAAAATGTCTTATACTCGCACTTCAGCTGCTAGAGGCAGTCGTGATGATGCACTTAGGAGCCTCGAGCT
- the LOC126789913 gene encoding casein kinase 1-like protein 11 isoform X2, whose protein sequence is MLLQGGTGVPHLKWFGVEGEYNVMVIDLLGPSLEDLFNYCTRKFSLKTVLMLADQLINRVEYMHSRGFLHRDIKPDNFLMGLGRKANQVYIIDYGLAKKYRDLQTHKHIPYRENKNLTGTARYASVSTHLGVEQSRRDDLESLGYVLMYFLRGSLPWQGLKAGTKKQKYDKISEKKMVTPIEGLCKSYPSEFTSYFHYCRSLRFEDKPDYSYLKRLFRDLFIREGYQFDYVFDWTILKYPQIGSSSRSRQASAKPALSPGPSAERTERPSVGQDFRDRFSGVVEAFSRRNGSGHGLPGDNSRHRSTDDVPSSKDVQHDSERIRSSSRNGSTSKRPVVSSSRPSSSGEPSEGRSSRLVSSSGRLSTIQRTPGYESKMSYTRTSAARGSRDDALRSLELLSIGTGKRK, encoded by the exons ATGCTTCTTCAAGGAGGAA CGGGTGTACCCCATCTTAAATGGTTCGGAGTCGAAGGTGAATATAATGTCATGGTTATTGACCTTCTTGGCCCAAGCCTAGAAGACTTGTTCAACTATTGTACACGGAAGTTCTCTTTGAAGACTGTTTTAATGCTTGCGGATCAATTG ATAAATCGAGTGGAGTACATGCACTCGCGGGGATTTCTTCATCGTGACATAAAGCCTGACAACTTCTTAATGGGTCTTGGGCGTAAAGCCAATCAG GTATACATCATTGATTATGGCCTTGCAAAAAAGTATAGAGATCTTCAAACGCATAAGCACATACCATACAG GGAAAATAAGAATCTGACAGGAACAGCTCGCTATGCAAGTGTTAGCACTCACCTTGGTGTTG AGCAAAGCAGGAGAGATGATCTGGAATCTCTTGGTTATGTGCTTATGTATTTTTTGCGGGGAAG CCTTCCCTGGCAGGGCTTGAAGGCTGGTACCAAGAAGCAGAAATATGACAAGATCAGTGAAAAGAAGATGGTTACTCCTATTGAG GGTCTATGTAAATCATATCCATCAGAATTTACATCTTATTTCCATTATTGTCGCTCATTACGCTTTGAAGATAAACCAGACTATTCATATCTGAAGAGACTATTCCGAGACCTTTTTATCCGAGAAG GTTATCAATTTGACTATGTATTTGATTGGACAATACTGAAGTATCCACAAATTGGCTCCAGTTCTAGGTCACGA CAAGCAAGTGCGAAACCAGCTTTGAGTCCTGGACCATCTGCAGAAAGAACAGAAAGGCCTTCAG TGGGACAAGATTTTCGAGATAGATTCTCTGGTGTGGTTGAAGCTTTTTCTAGAAGGAATGGTTCTGGGCATGGTTTACCTGGTGATAACTCCAGACATAGATCAACTGATGATGTGCCATCATCCAAAGATGTG CAACATGATTCAGAAAGAATCCGCAGTTCATCTAGAAATGGCAGCACCTCAAAGAGGCCTGTCGTATCCAGCAGTAGGCCAAGTTCCTCTGGTGAGCCCAGCGAGGGCCGGTCAAGTCGGCTGGTCTCAAGCAGTGGTCGCCTGTCGACCATTCAAAGAACACCTGGGTATGAATCAAAAATGTCTTATACTCGCACTTCAGCTGCTAGAGGCAGTCGTGATGATGCACTTAGGAGCCTCGAGCT